From Proteiniborus sp. MB09-C3, the proteins below share one genomic window:
- a CDS encoding ATP-binding cassette domain-containing protein: protein MSDYAIEVTNLKKEFEVKKKSQPFWKRKKGDKEMFIAVNNVNFDVKKGEIFGFLGPNGAGKTTTIKMISTLLRPSSGAVRVNDIDVNKKPLEALKNLGTVLSGERSTYWKLTGRENLKYFAAMNGITGKAADDRIDSLLKRFSLEKRADETVEKYSTGMKQRVALAKALISEPSIVILDEPTSGLDPQSARNLRELILEIKEEGRTILLTTHYMEEADQLSDRIAIIDHGKIIALDTPQNLKKSLNKTNVVLLELNNWNEDISNKIKDIKFIEKVNSKFNDTTQKWEVKAHIQNGNDTISSLISTITASGTKINNFSTEEPTLEDVFISLTGKSLRE from the coding sequence ATGTCAGATTATGCTATAGAAGTAACTAATCTTAAAAAAGAATTTGAAGTTAAAAAGAAAAGCCAGCCTTTTTGGAAAAGAAAAAAAGGTGATAAAGAAATGTTTATTGCGGTAAACAATGTAAACTTCGATGTTAAAAAAGGTGAAATATTTGGTTTTCTTGGACCAAACGGTGCAGGTAAAACCACTACTATTAAGATGATCTCTACTTTACTTAGACCATCATCGGGGGCTGTAAGAGTAAACGATATAGATGTGAATAAGAAACCATTAGAGGCCTTAAAAAATCTTGGAACAGTACTATCTGGTGAAAGAAGCACATATTGGAAGCTTACAGGAAGAGAAAACCTCAAATACTTTGCAGCCATGAACGGCATTACAGGAAAAGCTGCTGATGATAGGATAGATTCTCTCCTCAAAAGATTCAGTCTAGAAAAAAGGGCAGATGAAACTGTAGAAAAATATTCAACAGGTATGAAACAAAGAGTAGCACTTGCAAAAGCCTTGATATCAGAGCCATCAATAGTAATACTTGATGAGCCAACCTCAGGATTAGATCCTCAATCAGCTAGAAATCTTAGGGAGCTTATATTAGAAATAAAAGAAGAAGGAAGAACTATACTCCTAACAACTCACTACATGGAAGAGGCAGACCAGCTAAGTGATAGAATAGCGATAATAGATCATGGTAAAATAATAGCACTTGATACACCTCAAAATTTAAAGAAAAGCCTTAATAAAACTAATGTAGTATTGCTTGAACTGAACAACTGGAACGAAGACATCTCAAATAAAATTAAAGATATTAAATTCATTGAAAAAGTGAATTCTAAATTTAATGATACAACACAAAAATGGGAGGTCAAGGCTCATATCCAAAATGGAAATGATACTATTAGCAGTTTAATATCTACCATAACTGCATCAGGTACTAAAATCAATAATTTTAGTACAGAAGAGCCAACTCTTGAGGACGTGTTTATAAGTTTGACAGGAAAATCTCTTAGAGAATAG
- a CDS encoding ABC transporter permease, whose protein sequence is MEAIANKNNRIAINAKPSMITAIIYIFKRDMKIMFRYPSWFIPMLIWPVIFPLGFIFTAKALSGTSGNSLETFLVHAGTTNFTTYMLIGTTMWMWINIMLWSFGSSLRQEQIRGTLESNWLCPVPKISLLLGYSVSQLVMSLGYIIVAVIEFKLVYNFEIVGSPLLSLLIILLSIPPIYGIGFIFASLVMWAKEANSMVFLVRGIMSIFCGITYPLAVLPNWMASVSNMIPLTYSIRALRAVVLSGANMNDIKTEISALIIFGLILMTTGILAFLFTQKKVRDTGSLGHY, encoded by the coding sequence ATGGAAGCTATAGCTAATAAAAATAATCGCATTGCTATAAATGCAAAGCCCTCTATGATTACAGCAATAATATATATTTTTAAAAGAGATATGAAAATAATGTTTAGATATCCATCTTGGTTTATTCCAATGCTTATATGGCCAGTAATATTTCCCTTAGGCTTTATATTTACTGCCAAGGCATTGTCAGGAACTAGTGGTAATTCGCTAGAGACTTTTTTAGTTCATGCAGGCACTACCAATTTTACAACGTACATGTTAATAGGTACTACTATGTGGATGTGGATAAATATAATGCTTTGGTCCTTTGGTAGCAGCCTAAGACAAGAGCAAATAAGAGGTACTCTCGAATCAAATTGGCTGTGTCCAGTTCCTAAGATAAGTCTATTGCTAGGATATTCGGTTTCACAATTAGTCATGAGTTTAGGTTATATTATAGTTGCAGTTATAGAGTTTAAGCTTGTATACAATTTTGAAATTGTAGGCAGTCCACTGTTATCACTCTTAATCATTCTATTATCTATACCACCAATCTATGGAATTGGATTTATATTTGCGAGTCTGGTAATGTGGGCAAAAGAGGCTAATTCAATGGTTTTTCTAGTTCGAGGAATTATGTCCATATTCTGTGGAATAACTTACCCACTTGCAGTACTTCCAAATTGGATGGCTAGTGTGTCTAATATGATACCTCTAACCTATAGTATAAGAGCCCTTAGAGCAGTAGTATTATCAGGTGCGAATATGAACGACATTAAAACAGAAATTTCTGCTCTTATAATATTTGGACTTATATTAATGACAACGGGAATATTAGCATTTCTATTTACTCAAAAGAAGGTAAGAGATACAGGCTCTTTGGGACACTACTAA
- a CDS encoding ABC transporter permease, whose product MDTNRFRNYILAILAITRKDIKVFFRYPVNALFRIVEPIMWITPVYFLAKSFQIAGENVGFAQYTGTTDYMAFLILGSIVSSFVSAVLWGMGFSLKNEMDSGVIESNWLTPVPLWVQLIGRSLFSLFITTLNSLSVAFLVWLLFGFNIVASGILPAIITLIPLLIALYGLGFGIASLVLITNNANNIIDISNFILNTICGSDFPIIVLPRFILALSLSLPLTYGYDAIRGIMLGTNTLLPIHMEQLILIGFMVVGLILGHYILKKVEKHCKTIGNIGFH is encoded by the coding sequence ATGGATACAAATAGATTTAGAAATTATATTTTGGCTATATTAGCTATTACTAGAAAAGATATTAAAGTATTCTTTAGATATCCTGTAAATGCACTGTTTAGAATTGTAGAACCAATAATGTGGATAACTCCAGTATACTTTTTAGCTAAATCATTTCAGATAGCTGGGGAAAATGTAGGCTTTGCACAGTATACCGGTACTACTGACTACATGGCATTTCTAATACTAGGTAGTATTGTTAGCAGTTTTGTTAGTGCTGTGTTATGGGGCATGGGATTTTCACTTAAAAATGAAATGGATTCAGGTGTTATAGAGTCAAATTGGCTGACACCAGTACCATTATGGGTACAGCTCATAGGCAGGTCTTTGTTTTCTCTTTTTATTACTACATTGAATTCTCTATCAGTAGCTTTTCTTGTGTGGCTATTATTTGGATTTAATATAGTTGCTAGTGGAATACTTCCTGCTATAATCACTCTTATTCCTCTATTAATAGCTCTTTACGGTCTGGGATTTGGAATAGCCTCTTTAGTTCTAATCACTAATAACGCTAATAATATTATAGATATAAGTAACTTTATTCTTAACACTATATGTGGAAGCGACTTTCCTATAATAGTACTTCCAAGGTTCATCCTAGCATTATCCCTTTCACTTCCTTTGACTTATGGATATGATGCAATAAGAGGAATAATGTTAGGAACAAATACACTGCTTCCTATTCACATGGAACAACTCATACTAATAGGCTTTATGGTAGTAGGACTAATACTTGGTCATTATATTTTGAAAAAAGTAGAAAAACATTGTAAAACAATTGGAAATATAGGTTTTCATTAG
- a CDS encoding 6-phospho-beta-glucosidase, with amino-acid sequence MKGLKIAVIGGGSSYTPELIDGFIKRVEELPVKELCLVDIEEGRSKLEIVGNLAKRMVKKAGLDIQIKLTLNRKEAIKDADFVLTQLRVGGLAARARDEHIPLKYNVLGQETTGAGGFAKAMRTIPVILDICRDIETLSPNAWLINFTNPAGLITETILKYANVKAIGLCNVPIHMVKNTAELLEVDSSRLQIEFAGLNHLVWGRKVYLDGKDITDKVINMLCDGASLTMKNITDLNWDKDYLRALSMIPCPYHRYFYMTDEMIDDMKTALATGEGTRADQVQKVEKELFEIYADESLDIKPPQLEKRGGAYYSDAAVSLISAIYNNKKEIHTVNVRNNGAILNQPEDVVVEVNAVIDSNGAHPIAVGKLPPEISGLISSVKAYELLSVEAGVTGDYNTALKALIAHPLVPSVKTAKLILDDIIRENRGYLPQFE; translated from the coding sequence ATGAAGGGTCTAAAAATTGCTGTTATTGGTGGGGGAAGCAGCTATACTCCAGAGCTAATTGATGGATTTATTAAAAGAGTAGAGGAATTACCTGTAAAAGAACTATGCCTTGTAGATATAGAAGAAGGGAGAAGCAAATTAGAAATAGTAGGCAATTTAGCTAAACGAATGGTAAAGAAAGCAGGGCTAGATATACAAATAAAGCTTACCTTAAACAGAAAAGAGGCTATAAAAGATGCTGATTTCGTATTAACTCAGCTACGTGTAGGTGGATTGGCAGCAAGAGCAAGAGACGAGCATATACCATTGAAGTATAATGTGCTGGGGCAAGAAACTACTGGTGCTGGCGGATTTGCAAAGGCAATGAGGACTATTCCAGTTATTTTAGATATATGTAGGGATATAGAAACACTTTCACCTAATGCATGGCTCATTAACTTTACTAATCCTGCTGGTCTTATAACAGAAACCATACTTAAATATGCAAATGTAAAAGCCATTGGACTATGTAATGTACCAATACATATGGTAAAAAATACAGCCGAGCTATTAGAAGTAGACAGCAGCAGATTGCAAATTGAATTTGCAGGATTGAATCATTTAGTTTGGGGAAGGAAGGTATATCTGGATGGAAAGGACATCACTGACAAAGTAATAAATATGCTTTGTGATGGAGCCTCATTAACTATGAAGAATATTACTGACCTAAATTGGGATAAAGATTATTTAAGAGCACTATCCATGATTCCATGTCCATACCATAGATATTTTTATATGACAGATGAAATGATTGATGATATGAAAACAGCACTAGCAACAGGAGAAGGCACTAGAGCAGATCAGGTTCAGAAGGTTGAAAAGGAGCTTTTTGAAATATATGCAGATGAGTCATTAGATATCAAGCCTCCTCAGCTAGAAAAAAGAGGAGGAGCCTATTATTCAGATGCAGCAGTATCACTAATAAGTGCAATATATAACAATAAAAAAGAGATTCATACAGTAAATGTGAGGAATAACGGAGCGATCTTAAACCAGCCTGAGGATGTTGTTGTAGAGGTGAATGCGGTTATAGACAGCAATGGAGCACATCCTATAGCTGTTGGAAAACTCCCACCTGAGATTTCTGGGCTCATCAGCAGTGTGAAGGCCTATGAATTGCTGTCAGTAGAGGCAGGAGTTACAGGAGATTACAATACAGCATTAAAAGCTTTGATTGCTCATCCATTAGTTCCATCTGTTAAGACTGCAAAATTAATATTAGATGACATTATTAGAGAGAATAGAGGGTATCTTCCTCAATTTGAGTAA
- a CDS encoding RCKP-type rubredoxin-like domain-containing protein, with amino-acid sequence MAVWKCTVCGETKEGRCRPKKCPKCGAPKEKFEKEEQ; translated from the coding sequence ATGGCAGTTTGGAAGTGTACTGTATGTGGAGAAACGAAGGAAGGCAGATGCAGACCAAAGAAATGCCCAAAATGTGGTGCTCCAAAAGAAAAATTTGAAAAAGAAGAACAATAG
- a CDS encoding ABC transporter ATP-binding protein: MIKKFISYYRPHWKLFLLDMACALLIAALDLVFPIVTRNVINNIIPEGRIRTLFIITGVLVVLYIVRYIANYIVDYYGHVVGTRMEFDMRKDIFTHIQSLSFSYFDNTKTGHIMSRIVNDLREITELAHHGPEDLFISFVMLIGSFVILIRIEWRLTLIIFAFIPIMIWFAISKRAKLENAFKAQRVKIAKVNAQLENSISGIRVAKSFTNEEHEIEKFHVGNSEFKESRETSFKTMAEFTAGIQFFSNILNLIVISLGGYFAYAELINMGDLFAFLLYVTFFLQPIRRLAQFIQQYQDGMTGFERFVEIMNIEPDISDSENAIDLENVKGSIELRDVTFSYQDNNKTVLAGLNYTIEAGETLALVGPSGGGKTTLCHLIPRFYELDDGDILIDGISIKDIKLKSLRQNIGLVQQDVFLFTGTIKENILYGSLDATDEEVIEAAKNANIHDFIMTLPDKYNTYIGEKGVKLSGGQKQRISIARVFLKNPPILILDEATSALDNETEIAIQESLERLSKGRTTLVIAHRLSTIRNADEIVVLTDKGIEEKGRHEDLLDSNGIYAKLYKAQFRGYIPDGAA, encoded by the coding sequence TTGATAAAAAAATTTATTTCATACTATAGGCCACATTGGAAGCTATTTTTATTAGATATGGCCTGTGCACTTTTAATAGCGGCCTTAGATTTAGTTTTTCCTATAGTAACTAGAAATGTTATAAACAATATAATTCCGGAAGGAAGAATCCGAACTCTTTTCATAATTACTGGTGTGTTGGTTGTACTTTATATAGTCAGATATATTGCCAACTACATAGTGGATTATTATGGCCATGTTGTTGGGACAAGAATGGAATTTGATATGAGGAAGGATATATTCACTCATATTCAGTCTTTATCATTTAGCTATTTTGACAATACGAAAACTGGGCACATAATGTCAAGGATAGTAAATGATCTTAGAGAGATCACGGAGTTAGCACATCACGGACCTGAAGATCTTTTCATATCCTTTGTGATGCTAATAGGCTCTTTTGTTATTCTTATTAGAATAGAGTGGAGGCTAACACTAATAATATTTGCATTTATTCCAATTATGATTTGGTTTGCAATCTCTAAAAGAGCTAAGCTGGAAAACGCCTTTAAAGCTCAAAGAGTAAAGATTGCTAAGGTTAATGCACAGCTTGAAAATAGTATATCAGGTATAAGAGTAGCAAAATCTTTTACAAATGAAGAGCATGAAATAGAAAAGTTCCATGTAGGAAACAGTGAATTTAAGGAATCTAGAGAAACATCATTTAAAACAATGGCAGAATTTACAGCAGGAATACAGTTCTTCTCAAATATTTTAAACCTTATAGTAATAAGTCTAGGTGGATATTTTGCTTATGCAGAGCTTATAAATATGGGCGATTTGTTTGCTTTCTTATTATATGTAACCTTCTTTCTTCAACCAATTAGAAGGCTTGCCCAATTTATTCAGCAATATCAGGATGGAATGACTGGCTTTGAGCGTTTCGTAGAAATAATGAATATAGAGCCTGACATTTCAGATAGTGAAAATGCAATTGATCTTGAAAATGTAAAAGGGAGCATAGAGCTTAGAGATGTTACATTTAGCTATCAGGATAACAATAAAACCGTGCTAGCAGGATTAAACTATACAATAGAGGCAGGAGAAACTCTTGCATTAGTAGGGCCTTCTGGTGGTGGAAAAACTACATTATGTCATTTAATACCTAGATTTTATGAATTAGATGATGGAGATATATTAATTGATGGAATTAGCATAAAAGACATCAAATTAAAATCCTTGAGACAAAACATAGGCTTAGTGCAACAGGATGTATTTTTATTTACAGGCACTATTAAAGAAAATATATTATATGGAAGTCTAGATGCCACAGATGAAGAGGTAATAGAAGCTGCTAAAAATGCTAATATACACGATTTTATTATGACTTTGCCAGATAAATATAATACCTATATTGGAGAAAAAGGAGTAAAGCTTTCTGGTGGACAAAAGCAGAGAATATCTATTGCTAGGGTTTTCTTAAAAAATCCTCCGATTTTGATTCTTGATGAGGCTACATCTGCTCTTGACAATGAAACCGAAATAGCCATACAAGAATCCTTAGAGAGATTGTCAAAGGGTAGAACTACATTAGTAATTGCTCATAGACTTTCAACTATAAGAAATGCCGATGAAATAGTTGTACTTACTGATAAGGGAATAGAGGAAAAAGGAAGACATGAAGATTTATTAGATAGCAATGGAATTTATGCTAAGCTTTATAAGGCTCAGTTTAGAGGATATATACCTGATGGAGCAGCTTAA
- a CDS encoding MarR family transcriptional regulator, producing the protein MNISEKTEEIVRNVRLINKIIHMKRHEIAQGNNLTLDQFHTLIYLKNTANPPTIGEMAVETKKAQNTISERISRLEEKGYVERIKDKNDRRVSRVILTGAGAELINSINYQASNELIRKALIDIEADVVDKMLYGLDELAKRLEEK; encoded by the coding sequence GTGAATATCTCAGAAAAAACAGAGGAAATAGTCAGAAATGTAAGGCTAATAAACAAAATAATACATATGAAACGCCATGAAATAGCTCAGGGGAACAATCTAACTCTAGATCAGTTCCACACCTTAATCTATCTTAAGAACACTGCCAATCCTCCAACTATAGGAGAGATGGCTGTGGAGACTAAAAAGGCGCAAAACACAATATCAGAGAGAATTTCTAGGCTAGAAGAAAAGGGTTATGTTGAGAGGATTAAAGACAAAAATGATAGGAGAGTAAGTAGAGTAATTTTAACAGGCGCTGGTGCAGAGCTGATAAACTCAATAAATTATCAAGCTAGCAATGAACTTATAAGAAAAGCTTTGATTGATATTGAAGCTGACGTTGTAGATAAAATGCTATATGGATTAGATGAATTAGCTAAGCGCTTAGAAGAAAAATAA
- a CDS encoding PTS sugar transporter subunit IIA codes for MLIDLITESSIELAVNAEDWEEAVRKGGELLERSGAVENRYIDAMINMVKEIGPYVVISKGMAFPHARPEDGVLRTGMSLITLKEAVKFGDEEYDPIKLIISFCSTDSEGHLNALSELVDFLRDEEAIKNVINAKCKSEVIKIMKKVV; via the coding sequence TTGTTAATTGATTTAATTACTGAAAGCTCTATTGAGTTGGCGGTTAATGCTGAGGACTGGGAGGAGGCTGTCCGGAAGGGTGGGGAACTCCTTGAAAGAAGCGGGGCAGTAGAGAATAGATATATAGATGCAATGATAAATATGGTCAAAGAAATAGGCCCTTATGTCGTAATATCTAAAGGAATGGCCTTCCCACATGCAAGACCAGAAGATGGTGTATTGAGGACAGGAATGAGTCTTATTACATTAAAAGAAGCTGTTAAATTTGGCGATGAAGAGTATGATCCAATTAAACTAATAATATCATTTTGTTCTACAGACTCTGAGGGGCATTTGAATGCACTATCTGAACTAGTAGATTTTTTAAGAGATGAGGAAGCTATAAAGAATGTGATAAATGCAAAATGTAAAAGTGAAGTCATTAAAATAATGAAGAAGGTTGTGTAA